The nucleotide sequence AAGCAGGCTGAAGAATTAAAGATTATCTGTTTTTTCAATAATGCCGGACAAATACGCCTGGGAGCATTGGAACCGGAAAAACCGGAAATGAAAGAATTGCTTTTTCAATTAGAGGAACGCTTCCACGGCCAAACCAAAATCTATCTGATTTCCGAAGAAAGTTTTAACCAAGCTTTTAAACTTTATGATGCCATTCCGGAAATCAAAGAAGTGCCGACGGGTGTCACCATCAGCGAAGAGGAACTTTCCAAATTCCGCGCGGAGTTAAAAACTTTTAAAGATTTAAACGCTCGAATTCAAAAAGCTTCTATCACTGACGTGATGGCTATGATTATCGCCTCCTCTCTAGAAAGCCGAGCTTCGGATATTCATATTGAGGCCGAGGAAGAAGACGTCAAAATTCGCTTTCGCATAGACGGCGTCCTGCAAGACACTGCCGTTTTGGAAAAATCCGTTTGGCCGAGGATTATCTCGCGGCTTAAAGTTGTCGCCGGACTGAAAATCAACGTGGAAGACGCGCCGCAGGACGGACGTTTCACTATTTTTATTAAAGAAGGTAAAACTGACGTCCGCGTTTCCACTTTGCCGACGGCCTACGGTGAAAGCGTGGTGATGCGCCTTCTTAAATCCACGGCCACCAGTTTACAATTTGAGGAATTGGGACTACGCGGCGGCGCGTTGGAAAAATTAAAAAAAGAAATTGAGCGGCCCAATGGAATGATTATCACCACCGGCCCTACCGGCTCCGGTAAAACCACCACGCTTTACGCAATTATAAATAAATTGAACGAACCGGGGATAAAAATCATCACCTTGGAAGACCCGATTGAGTATAAATTAAAAGGCATTAATCAGAGCCAGATTGATTACTCCAAGGATTACACTTTTGCTAAGGGGTTGCGTTCAATTTTGCGCCAGGACCCGGACATTGTGATGGTGGGAGAAATTCGCGATTTGGAAACTGCGGAAATCGCCATTCAGGCCGCCCTAACGGGACATTTGGTAATTTCCACTATTCATACTAACAGCGCCGCCGGCGCCTTGCCGCGTTTTCTTTCCATGGGCGCCAAACCCTTTCTTTTAGCTCCGGCCATTAACGCCATCGTCGGGCAGAGATTGGTGAGAAAAATCTGCGAAGAATGTAAAAAGGAAATCTCGCCGGACACGGAAATTCTAAAAAGAGTAAAGGGCATTTTAGCCGAACTTCCCGAAGCCGAAAAAAAGAATGTTAATTTGGATAAGCTAAAATTTTATGCTGGCCAGGGTTGCGCGGCTTGCAACGGTATCGGCTTTAAAGGGCGCGTCGGCATTTACGAAATTATGAATATGAATCCCGAAATAGAAAAACTGATTCTCTCTGGTAATCTTTCCGAATACCAGATACAAGACATTGCCGTTAAAGATGGAATGGTGACCATGGTTCAAGACGGGCTGTTAAAAGCGTTAGACGGTATCACTTCCGTAGAGGAAGTATTTAAAGTAGCGGAGTAAAATTAACTTAATCTTATGAAACCAACGGATTTGGAAAAATTTGGATTGTCGGACAAAGAGGCCAATGTTTATTTGGCCGCTTTGGAGCTGGGGACCTCCACCGTTCAAAAAATTTCCGGTAAAGCAAAGCTAAAACGCCCCACGACTTATGTGATAATAAAATCTCTTACTAGCAAAGGGCTGATGAGCAGTTTTCAGGAGGGGAAAAAACAATTTTTTGTGGCCGAAAATCCGGAACGATTAAACAGTTTCATGGAGAATCGAAAAAGAGAATTAGATGATAAAAAGGAAGAATTGAAAAAATTACTGCCGGAGCTAAAAACAATTTATAACGCCGCCGAAGGGAAGCCTACTGTAAAATTTTATGAAGGCAAGGAAGGCCTCCTGATGATGGTGGAAGAATTTTTGGAATCGGATATAAAAGAAGCTATGATGATTTATTCAAACGATCTGGTTGAAAAAGTATTCACGGAAAAAGAACGCGCTGATGCCAGAGAACGAAGAGCTCATAAACAAATACGCGTCCAAAGTATTTATACCTCCGCTGCGGCAGAGCGTCTGCCTTCAAAATTCAGCGAGAGAAAAAGAATCCCCGAAAATAAGTTTCCCCTGTTCTGCGATATAACTATTTTCGCCGATAAAGTCCGTATCGCTTCTTTGGGCGACCGACTATCCGGCATTATTATCCAGGATAAAGCCATTGCTGAAACTCTTAAATCTATTTTTAAACTGGCTTGGGAAGGTGCGGAAAAGTATAACCAATCAAAAACATAACAACTATAAACCCTAAAAAGTAAAAGCCCAGGATACGCATTGGTAATCCTGGGCTTTTTTGTTTTTGGGGCAAGGCTTAGAAATGTCCGAATGTACAAAAAATCGTGGAATCGGTAGATTTTAAGACACTCTTGATATCGCCCCGTTGCCGAAGGGAGGTTCTTCCTTCATCTTTTTTTCTTTCTCTTGTCTGTTTTTTGGTCTGATTGACAATTGGCAGATACTCTATCTGTGCTACTTACTAGTCGTTCACCTTACATACCTCCTTTCAATTTTGAGGGTAATTATTGGGATTTTTATAGGTCCTTCCCCAACCTCCATAGAGAAGGACCTACTTATTCCCTTAAAATTTAGTCAGGCATAACACCCTCCTTTGTTACTGGTTGACTAAATACACCGCTATTCTTTTAAAATAACAAAATTACTGCTGGCTCCTATATTATCATATGTCTTATATATTGTCAATAGTGGTTGACAAAGGCCTGTGGATAACTTTTTAAAAATACCCCGTAAAAAATTATTATTTTCTATAAATGTCATAAAAAAATAACAATATTATGAGCTTTATTTTTAGCTTAAATTAGCCAAAAAATTAAATAATATTTATAAATTAAGTCAGGGGGGCTTGACAAATTTTTTAGGGTGTGTTATAGTGGTGCTATCAGTTGTCGAAGTTCCTTAAAACTAAATTTAAAAAATTCTGACAAGCACCGGGATAAGGGTAAAAACTTCCCAAAATATTGTATTCCAACGGCCCCCTACGGCCTTGGGATATTACTCTTCCTTTTATGGAGAGTGCCCATGCTTGTTACTAGGGGCTACCACCCCCGGTGTTTGTCAGAATCTAAAATTTTTGCACAGTTTGGGGTAGTGTAGGAGCCGGTTACTTCGACTAAAAAGAGATAACCAATTTGTTGCTTAGCCATCCTCCGTTTAAGGAAGAAAATGGCTAAACGCAATTTGCTTTGCAATATGCTGAAGTAAATTGTGGCGGAATGAAAGTTCCACCTCTGCTCTGCGCGAAAGTGTAAAGCAGGGGCCAAAGCGATACGGCGCCGCGGCAAGCACCGACCCCGCCTCTTCTCCCCAAATTGAGCAATTTTACATGCCCGACGATAATTATTTCGTCGGGCTCCTTTCTCAAGTCAGAAACTTATCCGGCTTGAGAAAGGGGCTTGGTAGTGTAGATAAGGGATACTTCGGATATCGGTTTCTATTTAAGCATTGCCCTTGTCACTTTTTCTCCAGGAACCTTGTAATTTGATAACACAAAACTGCCGTCTGATAAATATCGGACTGGTGTAAGGAGGGAATTTAAATGAAGCAAAACGTAAAAGCCACAGTAGCTGAACAGTTTGCTAACCGTTCTGACGCCGTAGAAAATTATGAAGGCGGACTTGCGTTTACGCTTGAACCGTGTTCAAAACTCTATACGCGCGTTTGCTCCTCGCTCGCGGGTGAGGACAAATTTTACACCAATGGGAAAACTGTGGACTCGGAACTTCTTACTGACATTCAGGAAGCCGCGAAAGTGAATCCAGAATTCATACTCCGGCTTGCCGCCTACGCCCGTCAGAAAATGAACATCCGGTCAACTCCCATCGTTCTTCTCGCTGAAGCTGCAGCTCTGCCTGCCTGTAAACCATTTGTGCGCCGTTGGGCTCCGGAAATCATCCGCCGAGCGGATGAACCCGCCGAAGTCATTGCCTACTGGGTAAAACGGCACGGTCCCATTGGTTCGCACGGTACAGCTGGTGGTGAACATGCTTTCCCAAATTCTCTTTCTCGGGGGATTGGGGACGTGCTTGAGCGTTTTGACGAGTACCAATTCGCTAAATACGACAGGAATAACTGCGCAATTTCATTGCGCGACGTCCTTCGCATTGTGCGCCCTACTCCGAAAACCGCCGAATGCTCCGCTCTCTACCGGTATCTGGTGTCGGGTCAGGTTGACTCGCAACTTCTTCCCAAACTTGCCGCCAAAGCAGAACTTATGCGCAAGCAGGAGTTTAACGCCGAGGCGCGTGAGCTTATAACCAAAGCTCACGCCACCTGGGAAGTGGTAATTTCCAAATTTGGCTCACGAGCTGAAGTTTGGAATGAAATCAACTTGTCCTTCATGGCTGGCCTGCGGAATCTTCGCAATCTCCTTGAAAAAAACGCTGACCAAGCGCTTGCTCAAGTGATTGCTATGCTCCGCGACGCTGAACACGTGAAACGGTCGAGGCAATTGCCTTCCCGCTTCTACTCAGCATACCGAGCCATCACTCCGTACGAAAGCGGGCGTTGTATGTGCTACGAACAGCAAACTGAAGAAAGCGACAAGGTCGCCAATCATCCCATGGTCAATGCGGCGCGTGAGGCGATTTTGCAGGCGTTGGCGTCGTCAGTAGTGAATTTGCCGCGGCTTTCGGGCCGCACATTCATCACCGCCGACAACTCTGGCTCAATGCAGACGCCCATCTCCGCCAAGTCCACGGTATGCCGTCGCGACATCGCGAACCTACTTGCTGCCATTGCCCACACCATGTGCGACGAGGCAATCTGCTCTGTGTTTGGAACACACCACAAGGTGGTGCCGGTTGTTCGGGAGGACTCCATCCTCACGAACATGGACCGGCTCGCTAACACAGACGTAGACCACTCGACAAATGCCTACCTGGCGGTTAAGCATTTGCGCGAGACAAGGACCCGGGTTGACCGGATTATCCTTTTCTCGGACATGCAATGCTACGACCTCGAGGCTCGCAACAATGGTTACTGGTGCGAATCAGGCCAATCGCTTACCGAAGAACTGCATAAGTACCGCAGTACAGTGAATCCCCAAGTACATCTTTACTCGGTGGACCTTGCTGGCTACGGCACAGCGCAATTCCCGCAAAGCGACCGGCGCGTAGCGCTCCTTGCTGGCTGGTCTGAACGGCTCTTGGAGTTCATTCCGCTTTTTGAGCAGGACAAAGTCCAGGCAGTTGAACAAATTGCCAAATGGATGCCTTCTGCCAAAAACAGAGCTAGCAGGGAAACGGCCTAACAATGTTTTAAAAGGGAGATTCAATTCAAAATTGTCTCTCCCTTCTTTTCTCCTGCCCCGCAACTTAGTTTTGCGAGACAGAAGAAAGAGTTATTGTTGTGTCAATTATAAACAACCCTAACCTTTAAACGCGGTTGATAGACGTGTAGCTATCAACTTGTCTGCCCGGGGCGCGGCCAAAAACCACTATTGGAGCGCTCTAATAGTGGGCATCGCCCGGGAAGACGCCCGCCCTTTTTTGTGAAATTTATCGCCAAAGAGCGAGGGGCGGAGTGAGAGCGGAAGTTATATATCTCAGCAAAGAGCGCGAACTCTTTGTTGGGCCGCAATCACCCCGAAGGCGTTTCGCGATGACCTCCGGACTGCACAAATTTTTTGCTTTGTTAAAAACAATTAATCTAAGGAGGTGTCATGTCTAAGCCTTGGGATATCACAAAGGAAGAAGCTATTGCAGCAGGAGAGCGAAAGCGCAAACGTCGTGAAGCCGCAGATCGCGAAGATGCGCCGCTCTTAGCCAGAATGCTTGCTGAAAACGAGGAATTCATTACCGAAGTGGTAAGAGCACACAAAACAACTCAAGAAGGACAACTGTAAAAGGATAAGGTGGGTGGTTATGC is from Patescibacteria group bacterium and encodes:
- a CDS encoding helix-turn-helix domain-containing protein, whose protein sequence is MKPTDLEKFGLSDKEANVYLAALELGTSTVQKISGKAKLKRPTTYVIIKSLTSKGLMSSFQEGKKQFFVAENPERLNSFMENRKRELDDKKEELKKLLPELKTIYNAAEGKPTVKFYEGKEGLLMMVEEFLESDIKEAMMIYSNDLVEKVFTEKERADARERRAHKQIRVQSIYTSAAAERLPSKFSERKRIPENKFPLFCDITIFADKVRIASLGDRLSGIIIQDKAIAETLKSIFKLAWEGAEKYNQSKT
- a CDS encoding TROVE domain-containing protein; its protein translation is MKQNVKATVAEQFANRSDAVENYEGGLAFTLEPCSKLYTRVCSSLAGEDKFYTNGKTVDSELLTDIQEAAKVNPEFILRLAAYARQKMNIRSTPIVLLAEAAALPACKPFVRRWAPEIIRRADEPAEVIAYWVKRHGPIGSHGTAGGEHAFPNSLSRGIGDVLERFDEYQFAKYDRNNCAISLRDVLRIVRPTPKTAECSALYRYLVSGQVDSQLLPKLAAKAELMRKQEFNAEARELITKAHATWEVVISKFGSRAEVWNEINLSFMAGLRNLRNLLEKNADQALAQVIAMLRDAEHVKRSRQLPSRFYSAYRAITPYESGRCMCYEQQTEESDKVANHPMVNAAREAILQALASSVVNLPRLSGRTFITADNSGSMQTPISAKSTVCRRDIANLLAAIAHTMCDEAICSVFGTHHKVVPVVREDSILTNMDRLANTDVDHSTNAYLAVKHLRETRTRVDRIILFSDMQCYDLEARNNGYWCESGQSLTEELHKYRSTVNPQVHLYSVDLAGYGTAQFPQSDRRVALLAGWSERLLEFIPLFEQDKVQAVEQIAKWMPSAKNRASRETA
- a CDS encoding GspE/PulE family protein, whose product is MSFLNPRSDDLKKIKKHARSWSAEEAREQFTEKMQEIRIKEKEKTTAEEAATRGLPYINLKGIPISPEVLSSISKKQAEELKIICFFNNAGQIRLGALEPEKPEMKELLFQLEERFHGQTKIYLISEESFNQAFKLYDAIPEIKEVPTGVTISEEELSKFRAELKTFKDLNARIQKASITDVMAMIIASSLESRASDIHIEAEEEDVKIRFRIDGVLQDTAVLEKSVWPRIISRLKVVAGLKINVEDAPQDGRFTIFIKEGKTDVRVSTLPTAYGESVVMRLLKSTATSLQFEELGLRGGALEKLKKEIERPNGMIITTGPTGSGKTTTLYAIINKLNEPGIKIITLEDPIEYKLKGINQSQIDYSKDYTFAKGLRSILRQDPDIVMVGEIRDLETAEIAIQAALTGHLVISTIHTNSAAGALPRFLSMGAKPFLLAPAINAIVGQRLVRKICEECKKEISPDTEILKRVKGILAELPEAEKKNVNLDKLKFYAGQGCAACNGIGFKGRVGIYEIMNMNPEIEKLILSGNLSEYQIQDIAVKDGMVTMVQDGLLKALDGITSVEEVFKVAE